Proteins encoded together in one Triticum dicoccoides isolate Atlit2015 ecotype Zavitan chromosome 7B, WEW_v2.0, whole genome shotgun sequence window:
- the LOC119336630 gene encoding uncharacterized protein LOC119336630 isoform X1 produces METVALEEVQNCAVKLRSNPQRRKNQVYVGCGAGFGGDRPMAALKLLERVEELNYIVLECLAERTLADRYQVMLAGGKGFDPRVKEWLSVLLPLALDREVCIITNMGAIDPPGAQKEILDLASSLGLEITVAVAYESSISGPENSVLSNESMGVAEGRSTYLGAAPIVHCLETYKPHVVITSRVADAALFLAPMVYELGWNWNDFDKLAQGTLASHLLECGCQLTGGYFMHPGDAYRNFSFEQLRDLSLPYAEVSYKGEVCVAKAKGSGGLLSYSTCAEQLLYEVGDPANYITPDLVVDFSGVQFHQISQDKVHCKGAKPSDPRRPEKLLQLFPTGKGWKGWGEISYGGQGCLRRAQAAEYLVRSWMNERYPGIEEKIIAYVMGYDSVKANGGDNDSRHSSKEVIDVRLRMDGLFEQEEHADGFVEEFIALYTNGPAGGGGISTGRKNELTLQKLLIDRENIFWQANAKNSAIPGSQNLSTNANKKNRYTGSCAAGIQQHLNTKLDEPAPPVSAPAPSGSEIALYRVAHSRAGDKGNDLNLSIIPHFPDDIGRLRTVITPEWVKGSLSPLLDRSSFPDDGVIERRNNLLERVVVEIYDVPGISSLNVVVRNILDGGVNCSRRVDRHGKTLSDLILCRKVVLPP; encoded by the exons AT GGAGACAGTAGCACTGGAAGAAGTTCAGAACTGTGCGGTGAAGCTG AGGAGCAATCCTCAACGGCGCAAGAATCAAGTATATGTTGGCTGTGGGGCTGGATTTGGGGGTGACCGGCCGATGGCTGCTTTGAAGTTATTGGAGAGAGTCGAAGAACTTAACTACATAGTACTTGAGTGTTTGGCGGAGCGAACACTTGCAGACCGCTACCAAGTTATGCTGGCAGGAGGGAAAGGATTTGATCCCCGAG TTAAGGAGTGGCTGTCGGTGCTTCTACCCTTGGCTTTGGATAGAGAAGTTTGCATAATAACTAACATGGGAGCAA TTGATCCACCTGGAGCACAGAAAGAAATACTGGACCTTGCTTCTAGTTTGGGATTGGAGATAACAGTCGCTGTAGCTTATGAATCGTCGATTTCGGGTCCAG AAAACTCAGTATTATCGAATGAATCAATGGGAGTGGCAGAG GGAAGAAGCACATATCTTGGTGCAGCCCCCATTGTACATTGCCTGGAAACTTACAAACCACATGTCGTCATTACTTCTCGGGTTGCTGATGCAGCACTATTTTTAGCACCTATG GTCTACGAATTGGGTTGGAATTGGAATGACTTTGATAAGTTGGCACAAGGGACATTGGCTAGCCATCTTCTGGAATGTGGTTGTCAACTCACTGGAGGATATTTCATGCACCCTG GAGATGCATATCGAAATTTTTCTTTTGAGCAGCTTCGGGATTTGTCTCTTCCGTATGCTGAAGTGAGTTACAAAGGAGAAGTTTGTGTTGCCAAGGCAAAGGGTAGCGGAGGTCTTCTGAGCTATAGCACTTGTGCAGAACAGCTTCTGTATGAAGTTGGAGACCCTGCAAACTACATCACTCCTGATCTG GTTGTAGATTTTAGTGGCGTGCAGTTCCATCAAATATCACAAGATAAGGTTCACTGTAAAGGAGCGAAACCATCTGATCCTCGCCGGCCTGAGAAACTCCTCCAATTGTTTCCTACT ggAAAGGGATGGAAAGGCTGGGGAGAGATATCATATGGGGGACAAGGGTGTTTAAGGCGCGCTCAGGCAGCAGAATACCTA GTTAGATCATGGATGAATGAAAGATATCCCGGCATCGAAGAGAAAATAATCGCATATGTTATGGGATATGATAGCGTGAAAGCTAATGGAGGTGACAATGACAGTCGTCACTCTTCCAAGGAAGTGATAGATGTTAGACTTCGGATGGATGGGCTATTTGAGCAGGAGGAGCATGCTGATGGATTCGTTGAGGAGTTCATTGCGCTTTATACAAATGGTCCAGCCGGGGGTGGTGGCATCAG CACTGGACGAAAGAACGAACTAACTCTGCAGAAGTTGCTG ATTGATAGGGAAAACATCTTCTGGCAAGCCAATGCGAAGAACTCAGCCATTCCTGGTTCACAGAATCTGTCTACAAATGCCAATAAGAAGAATAGGTACACGGGAAGTTGTGCGGCGGGCATTCAACAACACTTGAATACAAAGCTGGACGAACCAGCACCTCCTGTATCTGCTCCAGCTCCATCCGGGTCGGAGATCGCCCTGTACCGTGTGGCCCACAGCAGAGCCGGTGACAAGGGAAACGACCTGAATCTGTCCATCATCCCTCATTTCCCAGACGACATTGGCCGGCTCAGGACAGTGATCACTCCTGAGTGGGTGAAGGGCTCTCTCTCGCCCCTGCTTGATCGTTCGTCGTTTCCAGACGACGGAGTGATTGAGCGTCGCAACAATCTGCTCGAGCGTGTCGTGGTCGAGATTTACGATGTCCCGGGCATCAGCTCCTTGAACGTCGTGGTGAGGAATATCCTCGACGGCGGCGTGAACTGCTCCAGAAGGGTGGACCGGCACGGAAAGACCCTGTCGGATCTCATCCTCTGTCGGAAAGTCGTCTTGCCTCCGTAG
- the LOC119336631 gene encoding uncharacterized protein LOC119336631, producing MLLTVTAACCSSRPLLPPVRSRTNGGGGGPPRRAGAAKFRALAAPLLRRPSSFAFSRACSSPPPPTPGDKDSDPELFDEYSVLSSDTPWEPEDVWRTFAAYLLALHIPLSFGGLGVVAKVLHSSSLDPLTTVVSTAMLQLGELTLGLSLLQYTAKPGRQVGTFFAGKFSSRPSWVKETVLWLGLLMSMVFLTSLIADRLIGTEDAYDPILKEILSDGGTSRLVCWFLYCVVAPLSEEIIYRGFLLTALSSSMKWRNAVVVSSVMFSVAHLSGGSFFQLFVVGCITGLAYCRTGTLAASFTIHSLYNAVILFTTMMS from the exons ATGCTGCTGACAGTAACAGCGGCTTGTTGCTCGTcgcgtcctcttcttcctcccgtgAGAAGTAGAACCAACGGCGGAGGCGGAGGTCCACCCCGTCGTGCTGGCGCGGCAAAATTCAGAGCTCTTGCCGCGCCCCTGCTGCGGCGCCCGTCCTCCTTTGCTTTCAGCCGCGCTTGCTCTTCTCCACCTCCTCCTACTCCTGGCGACAAGGACTCCGACCCCGAGCTGTTCGAT GAATACTCGGTTCTTTCTTCAGATACTCCATGGGAGCCCGAGGATGTATGGAGGACATTTGCGGCATACCTTCTTGCCTTGCACATTCCCTTGAGCTTTGGAGGACTCGGTGTGGTagccaaagtgctacattcttcctCACTAGACCCACTGACAACA GTCGTTTCCACAGCCATGCTTCAACTAGGAGAGCTCACTCTGGGTTTATCACTGTTGCAGTACACTGCAAAGCCTGGCCGTCAAGTTGGTACCTTCTTTGCTGGGAAGTTCTCGTCCAGGCCTAGCTGGGTAAAAGAAACTGTATTATGGTTGGGACTTCTGATGTCTATGGTTTTTCTCACATCTCTGATAGCTGACAGACTGATAGGTACCGAG GATGCATACGATCCTATATTAAAGGAAATCCTCTCCGATGGTGGAACCTCTAGGCTAGTCTGCTGGTTTCTGTACTGTGTGGTTGCTCCATTGTCCGAAGAAATCATTTACCGCGGGTTTCTTCTAACAGCCCTATCTTCCTCGATGAAATGGAGGAACGCTGTCGTCGTAAGTTCAGTTATGTTCAGTGTAGCACACCTCTCGGGGGGAAGTTTCTTTCAGTTGTTCGTCGTCGGATGCATCACAGGGTTAGCTTATTGCCGGACTGGAACTTTGGCTGCTTCATTTACCATCCACAGCTTGTACAATGCGGTGATATTGTTTACTACGATGATGTCTTGA
- the LOC119336630 gene encoding uncharacterized protein LOC119336630 isoform X2: METVALEEVQNCAVKLRSNPQRRKNQVYVGCGAGFGGDRPMAALKLLERVEELNYIVLECLAERTLADRYQVMLAGGKGFDPRVKEWLSVLLPLALDREVCIITNMGAIDPPGAQKEILDLASSLGLEITVAVAYESSISGPENSVLSNESMGVAEGRSTYLGAAPIVHCLETYKPHVVITSRVADAALFLAPMVYELGWNWNDFDKLAQGTLASHLLECGCQLTGGYFMHPGDAYRNFSFEQLRDLSLPYAEVSYKGEVCVAKAKGSGGLLSYSTCAEQLLYEVGDPANYITPDLGKGWKGWGEISYGGQGCLRRAQAAEYLVRSWMNERYPGIEEKIIAYVMGYDSVKANGGDNDSRHSSKEVIDVRLRMDGLFEQEEHADGFVEEFIALYTNGPAGGGGISTGRKNELTLQKLLIDRENIFWQANAKNSAIPGSQNLSTNANKKNRYTGSCAAGIQQHLNTKLDEPAPPVSAPAPSGSEIALYRVAHSRAGDKGNDLNLSIIPHFPDDIGRLRTVITPEWVKGSLSPLLDRSSFPDDGVIERRNNLLERVVVEIYDVPGISSLNVVVRNILDGGVNCSRRVDRHGKTLSDLILCRKVVLPP; encoded by the exons AT GGAGACAGTAGCACTGGAAGAAGTTCAGAACTGTGCGGTGAAGCTG AGGAGCAATCCTCAACGGCGCAAGAATCAAGTATATGTTGGCTGTGGGGCTGGATTTGGGGGTGACCGGCCGATGGCTGCTTTGAAGTTATTGGAGAGAGTCGAAGAACTTAACTACATAGTACTTGAGTGTTTGGCGGAGCGAACACTTGCAGACCGCTACCAAGTTATGCTGGCAGGAGGGAAAGGATTTGATCCCCGAG TTAAGGAGTGGCTGTCGGTGCTTCTACCCTTGGCTTTGGATAGAGAAGTTTGCATAATAACTAACATGGGAGCAA TTGATCCACCTGGAGCACAGAAAGAAATACTGGACCTTGCTTCTAGTTTGGGATTGGAGATAACAGTCGCTGTAGCTTATGAATCGTCGATTTCGGGTCCAG AAAACTCAGTATTATCGAATGAATCAATGGGAGTGGCAGAG GGAAGAAGCACATATCTTGGTGCAGCCCCCATTGTACATTGCCTGGAAACTTACAAACCACATGTCGTCATTACTTCTCGGGTTGCTGATGCAGCACTATTTTTAGCACCTATG GTCTACGAATTGGGTTGGAATTGGAATGACTTTGATAAGTTGGCACAAGGGACATTGGCTAGCCATCTTCTGGAATGTGGTTGTCAACTCACTGGAGGATATTTCATGCACCCTG GAGATGCATATCGAAATTTTTCTTTTGAGCAGCTTCGGGATTTGTCTCTTCCGTATGCTGAAGTGAGTTACAAAGGAGAAGTTTGTGTTGCCAAGGCAAAGGGTAGCGGAGGTCTTCTGAGCTATAGCACTTGTGCAGAACAGCTTCTGTATGAAGTTGGAGACCCTGCAAACTACATCACTCCTGATCTG ggAAAGGGATGGAAAGGCTGGGGAGAGATATCATATGGGGGACAAGGGTGTTTAAGGCGCGCTCAGGCAGCAGAATACCTA GTTAGATCATGGATGAATGAAAGATATCCCGGCATCGAAGAGAAAATAATCGCATATGTTATGGGATATGATAGCGTGAAAGCTAATGGAGGTGACAATGACAGTCGTCACTCTTCCAAGGAAGTGATAGATGTTAGACTTCGGATGGATGGGCTATTTGAGCAGGAGGAGCATGCTGATGGATTCGTTGAGGAGTTCATTGCGCTTTATACAAATGGTCCAGCCGGGGGTGGTGGCATCAG CACTGGACGAAAGAACGAACTAACTCTGCAGAAGTTGCTG ATTGATAGGGAAAACATCTTCTGGCAAGCCAATGCGAAGAACTCAGCCATTCCTGGTTCACAGAATCTGTCTACAAATGCCAATAAGAAGAATAGGTACACGGGAAGTTGTGCGGCGGGCATTCAACAACACTTGAATACAAAGCTGGACGAACCAGCACCTCCTGTATCTGCTCCAGCTCCATCCGGGTCGGAGATCGCCCTGTACCGTGTGGCCCACAGCAGAGCCGGTGACAAGGGAAACGACCTGAATCTGTCCATCATCCCTCATTTCCCAGACGACATTGGCCGGCTCAGGACAGTGATCACTCCTGAGTGGGTGAAGGGCTCTCTCTCGCCCCTGCTTGATCGTTCGTCGTTTCCAGACGACGGAGTGATTGAGCGTCGCAACAATCTGCTCGAGCGTGTCGTGGTCGAGATTTACGATGTCCCGGGCATCAGCTCCTTGAACGTCGTGGTGAGGAATATCCTCGACGGCGGCGTGAACTGCTCCAGAAGGGTGGACCGGCACGGAAAGACCCTGTCGGATCTCATCCTCTGTCGGAAAGTCGTCTTGCCTCCGTAG
- the LOC119340306 gene encoding uncharacterized protein LOC119340306 translates to MVTVHGFANGTNDGTANRKIKRLFNSSERKNPTNFQFERHVARLESRQQQQPRRCIFTTILPIEFFHTSSEPTSPEDSLGPSSSSPSIIFLHFSVADEPLRKYSSNQRLLAERSTSSNSMSNSGFSDNTSTKTRVDARHTTRRKSKKRNKKQKKHLRKPTDGSEITCAESNGSTPSVDMVDSCEGSTLSPKHVGDILFEETFSPSSSVKEASEKAPDSENDNEYNGCSVASVSSASYSDETELSRPTTSGLELFGQCNSSDCRCLDDTPNCELMDSSQELHYASRSGNCSDMTKTLFRNDCGHDPCETAEFCSSSDGGIDDSWLENSNCSSSFCSENGSRGSDFHLVISRKRARKERKMSMWKSFNGEHASAVTHGPNEKYTGRSSRQMIKELNTKEWSHRPDQVGSIQPQHGVALKRSIKNFIHRRSNEVPLKNFETGASHNHFTSPKENINSKSNGDFDKEQNIDLNKRLPNAVYCSESSSCEMLSNSASEPTTSESAQDNCTSESGESTDHIVGDFPMQKTGLQGSFQANDVTGTGSGPPSPDPKSTQTDLMIGCGATPSVEGNHRLGKFCSSEMHLIEMIKVVNDAYEVQVAADAYMSAGYPITDLETFIYSATPVIGHVPCVKNRNCSQDQVVRNSAYQQYMSNINLRNIWEWYEEPGCYGLEVRDLNDLSSLTSYQKSSEFCAYFVPYLSAIQLFGWSTKNMDNDLDVQEGDLLGASNTTSVLNSQPVPAKLHKPFEQSNASFSESSSSVHAHGELIFEYFETEQPSFRPPLFEKIKELSCLNVSGDSEKLQNMKLRDLHPASWYCVAWYPVYRVPHGSFRASFLTYHSLGKLVPQICSPDSSGGQDTRIVCPAVGLQSYNDKGEQWFELRCRDSSKPSGAEVVEERLRTLKRGAFAMARAVIPRGSEESSANHHPDYEFFLSRST, encoded by the exons ATGGTAACTGTACATGGATTTGCCAATGGTACTAATGATGGCACTGCCAACAGGAAGATTAAGCGCCTGTTTAACTCATCAGAGAGGAAGAACCCCACCAATTTCCAATTT GAGCGTCATGTAGCTCGGCTTGAATCTAGACAGCAGCAGCAACCCAG GCGGTGTATCTTCACGACGATCTTACCGATTGAGTTCTTCCACACCTCATCTGAACCTACATCTCCAGAAGATAGCCTTGGCCCGTCATCCTCCTCGCCATcaattattttcttgcattttagtGTGGCAGATGAACCTCTCAGAAAATATTCATCTAATCAAAGGCTGCTGGCAGAGCGATCCACATCATCCAATAGTATGTCCAATTCAGGTTTCTCAGACAATACCTCTACCAAGACAAGGGTGGATGCAAGGCATACTACAAGAAGGAAGAGCAAAAAGAGAAACAAGAAGCAgaagaaacacttaagaaagccaacTGATGGATCTGAAATTACATGCGCAGAGAGCAACGGCTCTACCCCTTCAGTCGATATGGTTGATTCTTGTGAAGGTTCGACACTTTCACCTAAGCATGTTGGTGATATACTGTTTGAGGAAACCTTTTCTCCTAGTTCTTCGGTGAAAGAAGCCTCTGAAAAGGCTCCTGACAGTGAAAATGATAATGAGTACAATGGCTGTTCAGTTGCTTCTGTTTCAAGCGCGTCTTACTCTGATGAGACAGAACTGTCTAGACCAACTACATCAGGCCTGGAATTGTTTGGACAATGTAACAGCAGTGACTGCAGGTGCTTGGATGATACTCCAAATTGTGAACTGATGGATTCATCTCAAGAGCTTCATTATGCCAGCAGAAGTGGGAACTGTAGTGATATGACCAAGACACTGTTCAGAAATGATTGTGGACATGATCCATGTGAAACAGCAGAATTTTGCAGCTCTAGTGATGGTGGAATTGATGATAGTTGGCTAgagaattccaactgcagtagtagCTTTTGTTCTGAAAATGGTAGCAGAGGCAGTGATTTTCATCTAGTGATTTCGAGAAAGAGAGCTAGAAAAGAGAGGAAAATGTCAATGTGGAAGAGCTTTAATGGGGAGCATGCATCTGCTGTTACTCATGGTCCAAATGAAAAATACACTGGCCGCTCTTCTAGGCAGATGATTAAGGAACTCAACACTAAGGAGTGGTCTCATAGACCAGATCAGGTTGGTAGCATACAGCCTCAGCATGGGGTTGCGTTGAAACGCTCCATCAAGAATTTCATCCATAGGAGGAGTAATGAAGTTCCACTTAAGAACTTTGAAACAGGAGCAAGTCACAACCATTTTACAAGTCCAAAGGAAAACATCAATAGCAAATCAAATGGTGATTTTGACAAAGAGCAGAACATTGATTTAAACAAAAGGCTACCCAATGCTGTGTACTGCAGTGAGTCAAGTTCTTGTGAGATGTTATCAAATTCAGCTTCTGAACCTACAACTTCCGAGTCTGCGCAGGACAACTGTACTTCAGAATCTGGTGAATCAACAGATCATATTGTAGGAGATTTTCCCATGCAGAAAACAGGATTACAAGGTTCATTCCAAGCCAATGATGTTACCGGAACAGGTTCTGGACCACCATCACCTG ATCCTAAGTCTACTCAGACTGACTTAATGATTGGATGTGGTGCAACTCCTTCTGTTGAAGGGAATCACAGATTAGGAAAGTTTTGCAGTTCTGAAATGCATCTAATTGAGATGATCAAGGTTGTTAATGATGCCTATGAGGTGCAAGTTGCTGCAGATGCCTACATGTCTGCCGGTTATCCGATTACTGATCTCGAGACATTTATATACTCTGCAACTCCAGTCATTGGTCATGTTCCttgtgtgaaaaacagaaactgttCACAGGATCAAGTTGTCAGGAACTCAGCTTATCAGCAGTACATGTCTAATATTAACCTAAGGAATATATGGGAATGGTATGAAGAGCCAGGGTGCTATGGGTTGGAAGTAAGAGATCTCAATGATCTCAGTTCCTTGACATCATACCAGAAGAGTTCAGAGTTCTGTGCATATTTTGTACCTTACCTGTCTGCTATTCAGTTGTTTGGGTGGTCTACGAAGAATATGGATAATGATTTGGATGTACAAGAGGGAGATTTGTTGGGGGCATCGAATACCACAAGCGTTTTGAATTCTCAACCTGTGCCTGCGAAGCTGCATAAACCATTTGAGCAAAGTAACGCATCCTTTTCAGAATCATCTTCCTCTGTGCATGCTCATGGAGAACTCATTTTTGAATACTTCGAAACAGAGCAGCCTTCTTTTCGACCTCCGTTGTTTGAAAA AATCAAGGAGCTTAGCTGCCTAAATGTATCTGGTGACTCTGAAAAGCTACAAAATATGAAATTGCGTGATCTGCATCCGGCTTCTTG GTACTGTGTTGCTTGGTATCCTGTTTATCGCGTACCTCATGGGAGCTTCCGTGCATCATTCTTGACATACCATTCACTGGGTAAACTGGTTCCACAAATATGCTCCCCAGATTCTAGTGGTGGTCAGGACACCCGAATAGTTTGCCCGGCTGTTGGTCTGCAGAGTTACAATGACAAG GGTGAACAATGGTTTGAGCTGAGATGTCGAGATTCCTCGAAGCCCAGTGGCGCTGAAGTTGTGGAGGAGAGGCTGAGGACACTGAAGCGAGGTGCATTCGCGATGGCAAGGGCTGTCATTCCTAGGGGATCTGAGGAGTCGTCTGCGAACCACCATCCAGATTATGAGTTTTTCCTGTCCCGGTCTACCTAG